One segment of Panicum virgatum strain AP13 chromosome 3K, P.virgatum_v5, whole genome shotgun sequence DNA contains the following:
- the LOC120699089 gene encoding protein LURP-one-related 7-like, translating to MEQLAACAPPPAMAPVAVAWSVVPVDFTVVKKGPEMAMHDATGGLAFRVAGGGAGGTALFDAAGGVLVTIRTSGQGEWQAFSGSSLEQRHIIFSAKVISTSSSRKEVHVFIPPRSSFEDPKPSYRLLGSTFRRACTIIKGDSIVAQTNLLYKLKKTIYSRRKFRVTIYPGNDNILVMAMIMTFFVEK from the exons ATGGAGCagctcgccgcttgcgccccgccgccggcgatggcgcCGGTTGCCGTTGCTTGGTCCGTCGTCCCAGTGGACTTCACGGTCGTCAAGAAGGGGCCCGAGATGGCGATGCACGACGCGACCGGCGGCCTCGCGTTCCgcgtcgcgggcggcggcgccggtggcacGGCTCTCTTCGACGCCGCAGGGGGTGTTCTGGTCACCATCAGGACCAGCGGCCAG GGCGAGTGGCAAGCATTCAGTGGAAGCAGTTTGGAACAGAGACACATCATTTTCAGTGCAAAAGTTATATCTACTTCTTCAAGTCGAAAGGAGGTACATGTATTCATCCCACCAAGAAGCAGTTTTGAAGATCCAAAACCAAGCTATAGGCTCTTAGGAAGTACATTCCGAAGAGCATGCACTATAATAAAGGGGGACTCCATCGTTGCTCAG ACAAATCTCTTGTATAAACTCAAGAAGACCATATATTCACGGCGTAAGTTCAGAGTGACTATATACCCTGGAAATGATAACATCCTCGTCATGGCAATGATTATGACCTTCTTTGTAGAAAAATGA